ACTTCGCCATCAGGTCGGCGCCATTGATAGACACCGACCAGCGCCTGCGGCACGAAGGGATGGGCGGTTTCCTCCATCGCTTCGCGGGCGCACGCCTCGACCAGCGACTCGCCCTCTTCCAGATGGCCGGCCGGCTGGTTAAGCATCAGCCCCTTCGACGTTTCCTCTTCCACCATCAGGAAGCGGCCCCGGTACTCCATCAGGGCGGCCACCGTGACGTTGGGCTTCCATATGCGTTCGCTCATCCATTGATTTTAACGCGTGCGGCTGCGATGACCGTCGCCGCACTGCGCGCATCAGCTAAAATCGCGCGCTTATCGCAATCCACTGGAGTGTTTCTCATGTCGATGGCCGACCGCGACGGTTTTATCTGGTACGACGGCAAGATGGTGCCCTGGCGCGAGGCCACCACGCACGTACTGACCCACTCGCTTCACTATGGTCTGGCCGTCTT
The sequence above is a segment of the Methyloversatilis sp. RAC08 genome. Coding sequences within it:
- a CDS encoding NUDIX hydrolase, which codes for MSERIWKPNVTVAALMEYRGRFLMVEEETSKGLMLNQPAGHLEEGESLVEACAREAMEETAHPFVPQALVGVYQWRRPDGEVTYLRFAFSGESGEQIAGRALDDGIVRAFWMTPEEIEASRDRHRSPLVWACVQDWLADVRLPLAVVRHFS